Sequence from the Panicum virgatum strain AP13 chromosome 5N, P.virgatum_v5, whole genome shotgun sequence genome:
GAGTCCGACGAGCAGCCGGACACGCCGAGCCGCGGCGTCAAGGACGACATCTCGGAGCTGACCGAGTCCCTCACCCGCCGGTTCTGGGGCGTCGCCTCCTTCCTCGCGCCACCGCCGGTTGAGGGCGTGACCGATGAGGGGgatgagcaggaggaggaggaggaggcggcggcggcagaggggcCTCAGTCGCCGCGGATCGACGGGATCCGGAGCGACCTGGCCGAGATAGGCGGCAAGGTGAGGACCGGCATCTCGATGCTGTCGAACGCCGGCGCCGTGGCGGAGATCTCCAGGATCGCGTCGTCGTTCCTGCCGTTCGggtccgaggaggaggaggggcaggtGGAAGGAGAAGCGGTTGGTGTAACAGAGGAGGTGATGGAGTTCGTGAGTCACATCTCGAAGCATCCGAAGACGTGGCTGGATTTCCCCTTGTTCATTGACGACCGGCGTGCGGATGGTAAGAACCAGCGCTTCAGATCCGAGTGCTTGAGCGGTTTGAGTTCATCTGATTGTATCGATTCATCAATCGTCAAACCGTTTGTTTTTGCTAAGTCACTATATAAGTGGATAAGCGAATAATTGGAGGGTTGACTTTTTGTAGCATAAGATTGTTCGAGTAATTAATCTTAATACTGACATTATGGTTTCACGACTGTAACCAAATTTATCCATCCTAAGTTTAGCATCTGAACTGTAGTCCATATGATGCAATTGCTAAGCTTATGTTGGAATCCCTGCCCACTGAGAATCATCGCTTATGTTGGAAATCGAGTATATCTGCTCATATTTACAAAGGTTTTTCTGTGGATGAATTGTCTGAGTTGTGTTTGTGTCGGTTGTGATGTTGATGTTGTGTACTTGTGTAGATGTTGGTTTAACAAAACCGCAGATGCTACATCATATATTTATCATACTGATgatcagtggcggagccagaccTGAGAATCAGGGTGGCCAGCCTTGGTAATTGAGGTGCTAAGCTAATAAAAAGTGTCAAAATTACTGTTTATCTAATGGAGCTTTTGCAtggcaggggggggggggcatggccCACTTTTGACACTTAGCTCCGCCAGTGCTGTTGATGTTTACTGTACTTTTACTCAAACATGCATACTGGGTCAGAACTGTTTTTGGAGTTGACGATTATAGGTTCAACATGTATGAGTTGAACTTGAATGACTTGGTAACATTTTCCATGTCATTCCATCATGGCATCATTTATGATGTACTCTGTAtgtcacatactctcatgttcTTTACTGTACCAGATTGATTTCCTCAGGTCTTTACTTATATATGATATGCTTCTATGTGTTTAGATTTTGAACTGTCAGACGCACAGTATGGGCATGCAGTGGCTATTGAGCATCTTGTGCCAAGCTTGTCATACCTCAGGACTGAGCTCTGCTCTACCAATATGAGCGAAGCATGCTTTTGGAAGATCTATTTTGTGCTTCTCCATTCAAAACTCAACAAGCAAGATGCTGAAATGCTTTCGACACCGCAAGTATACTCCTTTCATTTGTTctattttctttctatttgtGGAATTTTCCTTTCTTAATTGAGTATATAAGGATTATCATTTGTATTTATTGTGTGCACGCAGACTACAACTATCCTTAAGAAACATCTGCATATAGACCTGGACTGGGAAGGCAACTTGCATAGATCTTAGCAGAAATCAAATTACTTATGGATTATGAACTAAAAATCAAGCAATGGTCTTTTAAATGTGAGATAATTTATCTGGAAACCATTTTGTACTCACTGTCGGTGAACATTTAGTGGCGTGTGGTCCTTTCTATGAACCAGTTCATTGTGAATAAGCTGAGCTGAAATTGATTGGTACAAACCTACCTGGGGCTGGGTTTAATGGAGCTCAAATTATCTGTGCAAAATTGGCTAGCTGACCTTTTATACACTTTATCTCATCCTGATCTTATTTATTACTCAAGATGAGATTAACATTATCTGTAGAAAATTAGCAATGTGGCTGCAGGGTACTGTACTAATACTGCTACTACCAGCTATTAAGGAACACATATATCCAGCGTGTATGTATCATTACATCTGCGCATTCTTGCTTGAGTCCTGAATAACTTATTTATTCATGAGTACAGTAACAACTAAAGATTGTAGACAGAACTAAGCCCAACAGCAGTGTTTTAAAGGTGACGCCTAGGCATCCAGGCGGACCCTGCTCGCCGTGGGTTATAGCCATGCCTTGTCCCCTAGGCGTCCAGGCGTACCCAGCTCGCCTTGGATCACCTTGTCGCCTTTATAACACTGCCCAATAGTGACATCGTAGTGTGATGATGTGATGATGCAAGCACATAAAGCCTTTGATGAGTATTGGATGATGTAGGCACACAAAGCTTGATGATTGCTCTTGATGCAAAACTCCCCTACA
This genomic interval carries:
- the LOC120672715 gene encoding uncharacterized protein LOC120672715, which encodes MSWLARSIAATLSSVHSDDDESESASGDNSPPRASAGESDEQPDTPSRGVKDDISELTESLTRRFWGVASFLAPPPVEGVTDEGDEQEEEEEAAAAEGPQSPRIDGIRSDLAEIGGKVRTGISMLSNAGAVAEISRIASSFLPFGSEEEEGQVEGEAVGVTEEVMEFVSHISKHPKTWLDFPLFIDDRRADDFELSDAQYGHAVAIEHLVPSLSYLRTELCSTNMSEACFWKIYFVLLHSKLNKQDAEMLSTPQILEAREELLQSSPTKNKLSPENRNSPSTQPEGSVMSPSSIQNESGMPEAPSFEEPTSASVPKAEADKHPISTTDAEVIDKSVIQEELVVKTEVKSLPTEKSNQYPAEDDDEKEVDDWLQDMDHVSSKTGKTASAGEEEDVSFSDLEDD